Proteins from a genomic interval of Pseudomonas silesiensis:
- a CDS encoding class I SAM-dependent methyltransferase: MAGIQKVAQLGYSSQASTYAKGRPSYPIELQAWLRDALDIHTGATVIDLGAGTGKFTRLLSSMESDVVAVEPVDAMRAEFAKDLPNIKVLKGTAESIPVESGTAQALICAQAFHWFANETALAEIHRVLKPNGRLGLIWNVRDESVDWVAAITDIITPYEGDTPRFHTGAWRLPFKGHYFSDPELTCFGHTHSGSAKEVIIDRILSVSFIAALPPSEKAKVTEQLQSLIQTHPSLRGRETIEFPYQTQAYLCRRLD, translated from the coding sequence ATGGCAGGTATTCAAAAAGTTGCCCAACTCGGCTACTCATCGCAAGCCAGCACCTATGCCAAGGGCCGCCCAAGCTATCCCATCGAACTACAAGCTTGGCTTAGAGATGCACTGGACATCCATACGGGAGCAACGGTTATTGATTTGGGGGCCGGCACTGGCAAATTCACTCGACTGTTGAGCTCCATGGAGAGCGATGTTGTCGCGGTCGAGCCCGTCGATGCCATGCGAGCCGAGTTTGCAAAGGATCTGCCGAACATAAAAGTCCTGAAGGGCACGGCTGAATCTATCCCGGTAGAGTCAGGAACGGCGCAAGCATTGATATGCGCCCAAGCCTTCCACTGGTTTGCGAATGAAACAGCCCTAGCCGAGATCCATCGAGTGCTCAAACCGAACGGCCGACTGGGGCTGATTTGGAACGTACGCGATGAGTCGGTGGACTGGGTGGCGGCCATCACTGACATCATTACTCCCTACGAAGGCGATACCCCACGCTTTCATACCGGCGCCTGGCGATTGCCATTCAAGGGGCATTACTTTTCTGACCCTGAACTGACCTGTTTTGGCCACACCCATTCTGGTAGTGCCAAGGAAGTCATCATTGACCGGATTCTGTCGGTGAGTTTCATCGCAGCTCTCCCTCCCTCCGAAAAGGCGAAAGTTACCGAGCAGTTGCAGAGTCTGATCCAAACCCACCCGTCGTTGCGCGGGCGTGAAACTATTGAGTTTCCGTATCAAACCCAGGCCTATCTGTGTCGCCGCTTGGATTGA
- a CDS encoding 5-carboxymethyl-2-hydroxymuconate Delta-isomerase yields the protein MPHLHMEYTANLPELNADVALIRLNNALVASGQFAAEFDIKSRAVKVETFKVGTAMAERAFVHVKLALLSGRSGQIKKQLSDSLLAVLQDLCQWPTGVEVQLAVEILDIDRESYVKTAINH from the coding sequence ATGCCTCATCTGCACATGGAATACACCGCCAACCTGCCCGAGCTGAATGCCGACGTGGCCCTGATCCGGCTCAACAATGCGCTGGTGGCTTCCGGTCAGTTCGCTGCCGAATTCGACATCAAGAGCCGGGCGGTGAAGGTCGAGACGTTCAAGGTCGGTACTGCAATGGCTGAGCGGGCGTTCGTGCATGTGAAGCTGGCGTTGTTGAGCGGTCGCTCAGGGCAGATCAAGAAGCAGTTGTCGGACAGCCTGCTGGCGGTGTTGCAGGACCTGTGTCAGTGGCCAACGGGCGTTGAGGTCCAGCTGGCCGTGGAAATTCTCGATATCGATCGCGAGTCTTATGTGAAGACGGCTATTAACCACTGA
- a CDS encoding LysR substrate-binding domain-containing protein, which produces MNRNELRKADINLMVVFETLMLERNVTRVAEKLFLGQPTISSALNRLRTMFNDPLFIRVGHRMEPTARAEEIIRHLSPALDSLSVALSLTHDFDPVSSAMTFRIGLSDDVEFGLLPPLLRALRQEAPKVVFVVQHVDYWRIPDLLASGDITVGISQTRGLPANAKRKLLRHIQPNVLRADACDTPLTLDEYCQRPHVLVSHTANVSGYADEWLAEIGRTRHVVLSVPQYSSLPALLAGTDLIASLPDYTAEAMAASGVLFREPFPFQTPTLDLSMVWLSHVDTDPAERWLRSRLEAFMSERALLPLPE; this is translated from the coding sequence ATGAATCGCAATGAACTACGCAAGGCCGATATCAACCTGATGGTGGTGTTCGAGACCTTGATGCTCGAACGCAATGTCACGCGGGTAGCGGAGAAGCTGTTCCTCGGTCAGCCGACCATCAGCTCGGCGCTCAACCGCTTGCGTACGATGTTCAACGATCCGCTGTTCATTCGCGTCGGCCATCGCATGGAGCCGACGGCGCGGGCCGAGGAGATCATTCGGCACCTGTCGCCGGCGCTGGATTCGTTGTCGGTGGCCTTGAGCCTGACCCATGATTTCGATCCTGTCAGCAGCGCCATGACCTTCCGTATCGGGCTGTCGGACGATGTCGAGTTTGGCCTGCTGCCGCCGTTGCTGCGGGCCTTGCGCCAGGAAGCGCCGAAAGTGGTGTTCGTGGTGCAGCATGTCGATTACTGGCGGATTCCGGATTTGCTGGCGTCCGGCGATATCACCGTGGGTATCAGCCAGACCCGCGGGCTGCCGGCCAATGCCAAGCGCAAGTTGCTGCGGCATATCCAGCCCAATGTGTTGCGCGCCGATGCTTGCGACACGCCGCTGACCCTCGATGAATATTGCCAGCGTCCCCACGTGCTGGTGTCCCATACCGCCAATGTCAGTGGCTACGCCGATGAGTGGCTGGCGGAAATTGGCCGCACGCGCCATGTAGTGCTCTCGGTGCCGCAATACAGTTCGTTGCCGGCCTTGCTCGCCGGGACTGACCTGATCGCCAGCCTGCCGGATTACACCGCCGAAGCGATGGCAGCGTCCGGGGTGTTATTCAGGGAACCGTTTCCGTTCCAGACGCCGACCCTGGACCTGTCGATGGTCTGGCTCAGCCATGTCGACACCGACCCGGCCGAGCGCTGGTTGCGGTCGCGACTGGAGGCGTTCATGAGTGAGCGCGCGTTGCTGCCGCTGCCCGAGTGA
- a CDS encoding GNAT family N-acetyltransferase: MVMFGVDRRYQGLGIGQEILRHTFIQAAKVHNEVPIRGLYLDAAPNAVSYYESLGFRSLSGPDTRGGVPMLVSIEPILRAIVDTTE, encoded by the coding sequence ATGGTGATGTTCGGTGTGGACCGTCGATATCAAGGGCTTGGAATTGGACAGGAAATCCTGAGACATACATTCATCCAGGCGGCCAAGGTTCACAACGAGGTGCCTATCAGAGGTTTGTATCTGGACGCGGCGCCGAATGCAGTTTCGTATTACGAGTCTTTGGGTTTTCGATCCCTGAGCGGGCCCGATACCAGGGGAGGAGTTCCCATGCTCGTCAGTATCGAGCCGATCCTGCGGGCGATTGTCGATACGACTGAATAA
- a CDS encoding MerR family transcriptional regulator, translating to MESASDDVLLPMREVASLTGVNPITLRAWERRHGLIRPVRTVGGHRLYSQQDIEHIRSIMLWTSRGLPISKIGALLVQQQNTPGIAASGSAEAPLVQWQEAVHRATQAFDGAELERLHGQLFTIYPKATVLEAILLPVWRSLVSGNAFGRRSQWLFLDTFLRARMLLRLQMNQSNGACVLLADGSGHARELELLCAGLSMSNDQLRIEVLGTGQPLEELPLLCKAIQPAALVLWVQVPLQADAHQRLRALQMGVTCPVALAGDAAAASSAGLRGSSIAILGNDEASILPRLEALVRGTLQI from the coding sequence ATCGAATCCGCCTCCGACGACGTTTTGCTCCCCATGCGGGAAGTCGCCAGCCTGACCGGCGTCAACCCGATCACCCTGCGGGCCTGGGAGCGCCGCCACGGGCTGATCCGACCCGTACGCACGGTGGGCGGGCATCGCCTGTATTCGCAACAGGACATCGAACATATCCGCAGCATCATGCTCTGGACCAGCCGGGGCCTGCCTATCAGCAAGATCGGCGCATTGCTCGTCCAGCAGCAGAACACACCCGGTATCGCTGCATCAGGCTCGGCCGAAGCCCCCCTGGTCCAATGGCAAGAGGCCGTTCATCGCGCCACCCAGGCTTTTGATGGCGCCGAGTTGGAGCGCCTTCACGGGCAACTGTTCACCATCTACCCGAAGGCTACGGTGCTGGAGGCCATTCTGCTGCCGGTCTGGCGCAGCCTGGTATCCGGCAATGCTTTCGGCCGCCGCAGTCAGTGGCTGTTCCTGGACACCTTCTTGCGTGCGCGGATGTTATTGCGACTGCAGATGAATCAGAGCAACGGTGCTTGCGTGCTGCTGGCAGACGGCTCGGGCCATGCGCGCGAACTGGAGCTGTTGTGTGCCGGTTTGTCGATGAGCAATGACCAGCTGCGCATCGAGGTGCTGGGCACGGGGCAACCCCTGGAAGAACTGCCGTTGCTGTGTAAGGCCATTCAGCCCGCCGCGCTGGTGTTATGGGTCCAGGTGCCACTGCAGGCCGATGCGCACCAGCGCCTGCGTGCCCTTCAAATGGGCGTTACGTGCCCAGTGGCGTTGGCCGGCGACGCAGCCGCCGCTTCATCGGCAGGGTTGCGTGGTTCTTCGATTGCCATTTTGGGCAATGACGAAGCGAGCATTTTGCCCAGGCTGGAAGCCTTGGTAAGGGGGACACTGCAAATTTGA
- a CDS encoding PAS domain-containing protein: MIDAKLLQLMVEASNDGIVVAEQEGDDSILIYANPAFERLTGYSADDILYQDCRFLQADDHAQAGLQAIRDAIRLGQPCRQVLRNYRKDGSPFWNELSITPVHNEADQLTYYIGIQHDVSDKIAALERIQSLESEVAELRRQLAKTGG, translated from the coding sequence ATGATTGACGCCAAACTCCTGCAACTGATGGTCGAAGCCTCCAATGACGGCATCGTCGTGGCCGAGCAGGAAGGCGATGACAGCATCCTCATCTATGCCAACCCTGCCTTCGAGCGCCTGACCGGCTACAGTGCCGACGACATTCTCTACCAGGATTGCCGTTTCCTGCAGGCAGACGATCATGCCCAGGCCGGCCTGCAGGCCATCCGCGACGCCATCCGCCTCGGTCAGCCTTGCCGTCAGGTACTGCGCAACTATCGCAAGGATGGCAGTCCGTTCTGGAACGAGCTGTCGATCACGCCCGTGCACAATGAGGCCGACCAGTTGACCTACTACATCGGCATACAGCACGACGTCAGCGACAAGATTGCCGCCCTGGAAAGGATCCAGTCACTTGAGAGCGAAGTGGCTGAGCTGCGCCGCCAACTGGCCAAGACCGGTGGCTGA
- a CDS encoding nuclear transport factor 2 family protein: MSAYLRHFADTFATLNADSLHRLGELYSNDVQFRDPLHQLDGLPALRRYFEKLYTHVEDIRYDLLDVDETAPGHGYLRWNLHFRHPRLSRGQPISLQGCSHLRWAQQVYLHHDYFDAGALLYEHVPVLGGVIGWLKGRLA, translated from the coding sequence ATGTCCGCGTATCTGCGCCATTTCGCTGACACGTTCGCAACGCTGAACGCTGATAGCCTGCACCGACTGGGCGAGCTCTACAGCAACGACGTGCAGTTTCGTGATCCCTTGCATCAGCTGGACGGCCTGCCGGCACTGCGCCGTTACTTTGAAAAGCTGTACACCCACGTCGAGGATATCCGCTACGACCTCCTTGACGTGGATGAAACCGCGCCTGGCCACGGTTACCTGCGCTGGAACCTGCATTTCCGTCATCCACGCCTGTCCCGCGGCCAGCCGATCAGTCTGCAAGGCTGCAGCCACCTGCGCTGGGCGCAACAGGTCTACCTGCACCACGACTACTTCGATGCCGGCGCCCTGCTCTACGAGCACGTCCCGGTTCTTGGCGGGGTGATCGGCTGGCTCAAGGGCAGGCTCGCATGA
- a CDS encoding SDR family NAD(P)-dependent oxidoreductase, which translates to MSRCWLTGASSGLGAALAERLLEQGHEVALGGRRPEALMPLVLRYPGALLAIGDVTDPHHVSAICENIEHAWGALDLVILNAGTCEYLVPGLFEAETVERVMRTNLLGVSYCLQAALPLLRRGQRPHLVVIGSSVTWLALPRAGAYGASKAALRYLVESLRLDLYAEGIDVTLVSPGFIDTPLTRRNAFAMPQLWSADRAARHVLARLTRRPLEINFPRLFILVLRLLGALPARWRLALGRRLARTEQE; encoded by the coding sequence ATGAGCCGCTGCTGGCTGACAGGCGCCAGCAGCGGCCTCGGTGCGGCCCTGGCTGAACGGCTGCTGGAGCAAGGCCATGAAGTAGCCCTGGGTGGCCGGCGCCCGGAGGCACTGATGCCGCTGGTGCTGCGCTACCCCGGGGCCCTGCTCGCGATTGGTGATGTGACTGACCCACACCATGTTTCGGCCATCTGCGAGAACATCGAGCATGCGTGGGGCGCGCTGGACCTGGTGATCCTCAACGCCGGCACCTGCGAATATCTTGTGCCGGGCCTGTTCGAAGCCGAGACAGTCGAGCGTGTGATGCGCACCAACCTGCTGGGGGTCAGTTACTGCCTGCAGGCGGCCCTTCCCCTGCTGCGCCGCGGGCAACGACCACACCTGGTAGTGATCGGCAGCTCGGTGACCTGGCTGGCGCTGCCGCGGGCTGGAGCCTATGGCGCTTCCAAGGCGGCCCTGCGTTATCTGGTCGAATCCCTGCGCCTGGATCTATACGCCGAAGGCATCGATGTAACGCTGGTCAGCCCGGGGTTCATCGACACACCCCTGACCCGGCGCAATGCCTTTGCCATGCCCCAACTCTGGAGCGCCGACCGCGCCGCGCGGCATGTCCTCGCGCGCCTGACGCGACGTCCGCTGGAGATCAACTTTCCACGCCTCTTCATTCTCGTCCTGCGCCTGCTTGGCGCCCTGCCAGCGCGTTGGCGCCTGGCACTGGGCCGTCGCCTGGCGCGAACCGAACAGGAATAG
- a CDS encoding NAD(P)/FAD-dependent oxidoreductase, giving the protein MRIAIIGSGISGLTCAYLLSRRNEVTVFEAADWIGGHTHTVDIEWHGQRYAVDTGFIVFNDWTYPNFIRLLDSLGVVSRPTEMSFSVNDPDSGLEYNGNSLDSLFAQRGNLLSPGFWGMLRDIVRFNRQAVADLDGHRIEPGMGLGDYLHTRGYGQRFIHHYIVPMGSAIWSVSRADMLRFPLHFFVRFFRNHGLLSISRRPQWRVIEGGSRSYVEPLCKTFSERIRLNCPVTSVRRDDTGVVITSAAGQERFDKVVFACHSDQALALLEKPTTSEHEVLGALDYAANEVLLHTDTRLLPSRRKAWASWNYRLGGPAHAPAAVTYNMNILQGLDAPVTFCVSLNQGDSVDPSQVLARFNYAHPQYSLAAMAAQARQGELQGNRHSYFCGAYWANGFHEDGVVSALDVAQRFGERL; this is encoded by the coding sequence ATGCGTATCGCCATCATCGGTAGCGGGATCTCTGGGCTGACCTGTGCCTATCTACTGTCACGTCGCAATGAGGTGACCGTGTTCGAAGCCGCTGACTGGATCGGCGGTCATACCCATACCGTCGACATCGAATGGCACGGCCAGCGCTATGCCGTGGACACCGGTTTCATCGTCTTCAACGACTGGACCTACCCCAACTTCATTCGCTTGCTGGATAGCCTGGGAGTCGTCTCGCGCCCCACTGAGATGAGCTTTTCCGTGAACGATCCGGACAGCGGCCTGGAATACAACGGCAATAGCCTGGACTCCCTGTTCGCCCAGCGCGGCAATCTGCTGTCGCCGGGCTTCTGGGGAATGTTGCGCGATATCGTGCGCTTCAACCGGCAGGCGGTGGCCGACCTTGACGGCCACCGCATCGAGCCCGGCATGGGTCTTGGCGACTACCTGCACACACGAGGCTACGGGCAGCGATTCATCCATCACTACATCGTCCCCATGGGTTCGGCCATCTGGTCGGTATCAAGGGCCGATATGCTGCGCTTCCCGCTGCACTTCTTCGTGCGTTTCTTTCGTAACCATGGCCTGCTCTCGATCAGCCGGCGGCCACAGTGGCGAGTGATCGAGGGGGGCTCGCGCAGCTACGTGGAGCCGTTGTGCAAGACCTTCAGCGAACGCATTCGGCTCAATTGCCCGGTGACGAGCGTCCGTCGGGACGACACCGGCGTGGTGATCACTAGCGCCGCAGGCCAGGAGCGTTTCGACAAGGTCGTGTTCGCCTGCCATAGCGACCAGGCTTTGGCCCTGCTGGAGAAACCGACGACCAGCGAGCACGAGGTACTTGGCGCCCTCGACTATGCCGCCAACGAAGTCTTGCTGCACACCGACACCCGCCTGCTGCCCAGCCGGCGCAAGGCCTGGGCCAGCTGGAACTATCGCCTCGGCGGACCCGCCCACGCTCCGGCGGCCGTGACCTATAACATGAACATCCTGCAAGGCCTCGACGCCCCGGTGACCTTCTGCGTAAGCCTCAATCAGGGCGATAGCGTGGACCCGTCGCAGGTGCTGGCACGCTTCAATTATGCCCATCCCCAATACAGCCTTGCCGCCATGGCGGCCCAGGCGCGCCAGGGTGAGCTACAAGGAAACCGGCACAGCTACTTCTGCGGCGCTTATTGGGCAAACGGCTTCCATGAGGATGGCGTGGTCAGCGCACTGGACGTGGCGCAACGGTTCGGGGAGCGCCTATGA